In Antechinus flavipes isolate AdamAnt ecotype Samford, QLD, Australia chromosome 3, AdamAnt_v2, whole genome shotgun sequence, a genomic segment contains:
- the TMEM37 gene encoding voltage-dependent calcium channel gamma-like subunit, protein MTAIAVQAQKLLAQKRPAKSFFESCIRSLIILCAAFAVVLSSISICDGHWLLVKDQLFGLWHFCAFTNNSELNCFTDLHLAQVDGVAVGMVLARSMGALAVVVAIFGLELLMVSQVCEDAHSRRKWAMGSILILISFAFSSMGLFSFVILFKDQVTFTGFTLMFWCEFTSSFLFFLNGISGLHINSITYQWNEPKNF, encoded by the exons ATGACGGCCATCGCGGTTCAG GCTCAGAAGCTACTGGCTCAGAAGAGGCCGGCCAAGTCCTTCTTTGAATCATGCATCCGATCCCTGATCATTCTGTGTGCTGCCTTTGCTGTGGTCCTGTCTTCCATCTCTATATGTGATGGCCACTGGCTCCTAGTGAAGGATCAACTCTTTGGCTTGTGGCACTTCTGTGCCTTCACCAATAATAGTGAGCTGAATTGCTTCACAGACTTGCATCTTGCCCAGGTGGATGGAGTAGCAGTGGGCATGGTCCTGGCCCGAAGTATGGGGGCTCTGGCTGTGGTGGTGGCCATCTTTGGCCTGGAGCTCCTGATGGTCTCCCAGGTGTGTGAAGATGCTCACTCCCGGCGGAAATGGGCCATGGGCTCCATCCTCATCCTAATCTCTTTTGCCTTCTCTTCTATGGGTCTCTTCAGTTTTGTGATCCTCTTCAAGGACCAGGTCACCTTCACAGGTTTCACCTTGATGTTTTGGTGTGAATtcacctcttccttcctcttctttctaaaTGGAATCAGTGGCCTTCACATCAATAGCATCACGTACCAGTGGAATGAACcaaagaatttttag